One Mytilus trossulus isolate FHL-02 chromosome 5, PNRI_Mtr1.1.1.hap1, whole genome shotgun sequence DNA segment encodes these proteins:
- the LOC134719522 gene encoding uncharacterized protein LOC134719522: MMHNKKYAVLVVVLLLTLPSSVGGGPICYVSCLASVGATALFGATALFGAAAILPVLGFISIWNNSWIMGCNMDGSVPAGGLFATFQSAGMTGATAKLAAGATGSAAAICAAICAPLP; encoded by the exons atgatgcataataaaaagtacGCTGTGCTGGTTGTTGTACTTCTGTTGACCCTTCCGTCTAGTGTTGGAG GTGGACCAATATGCTACGTTTCATGTCTTGCCTCCGTTGGAGCAACTGCGTTATTTGGAGCAACTGCGTTATTTGGGGCAGCAGCCATACTACCAGTTCTAGGTTTTATATCTATCTGGAATAACAGCTGGATCATGGGCTGCAACATGGATGGTTCTGTACCTGCCGGTGGTTTGTTTGCTACTTTTCAATCAGCAGGAATGACGGGAGCAACTGCGAAATTGGCCGCTGGAGCTACTGGTTCGGCAGCTGCCATTTGTGCTGCAATTTGCGCACCTTTGCCATAa